The DNA window AGTTACACATAACATAGCTGATTATAGGATAGCAAAGGTGTAACTGAAAAACATTTCACAAGTAACATAATGAATAAGATCAAAGTTACCTGTATTGATGCAACAAGTAAGGCTTTCTCATTATTTTCAAGGTTTACTTTTAATcatcagagttggaagggatcctatggatcagtggttcttacccttgggttactcaggtgtttttgaactgcaattcccagaaatcccagccagcacagctggtggtgaaggcttctgggagttgcagtccaaaaacacctgagtaacccacggttaagaaccactgctatggatcatcaagtccagccctgtcaagaagGTGTAgtgggaaattaaactcccaacctctgactctgcagccagatagttaagccactgagctatccatcaatgtaaaatattttggcagatgtttttcatgttttatcaCATTATTTTATCaatcctaattagagatgggcacaaactacagGTCTGGTGATTCGTGCTGGTTCTTCCTTTgatgttcagtggttcccagcccaaCCTCCTTTGGCAGGAACCCACTCAGAGGAAGTGtcccagcttctctgccctggctcctctggcagctgcctctgagtgggtgcctgccaggggaggcagggttgGGAAGCGCTGGACATCTGTTTACCCAAAGGGTTAAACTGGCACAGAACCAcagaaccagcagttcatgcccatctctaattctaatcTTTTCTCTCAAACATAACAAAAAGTCAGGAAAAAAGTAACGAGCACCAAAATACCTAATGGAACAGGTTCCTTTTTCAACACTGTAATGACTTGAGTAACAACTGTGGGCTGCTATTTAAGCAttgtggctgaaattcagcaatGTACCTTAACactggtttttcagaaattaaaaatccaCACTGAAGGTCCCAGTGCTCTTTAGGGATACTCTTACAGTAATTGTGGGGAAATCAGTTGGGGGCTGCAGCTTGGAGAGGAAGTCTGTAATCTCTGAAACATGCTGCTACCAAGGTGTTTTTTAAGGGAGTATCAGAcagttttaatttccaaaaaaattgctgAGGCTGGGTGCATTacactgctgaatttcagcctctgtcaagaaaaGAGAATTAATAACTTTCAGAAAGTCAGTTTCCttcttattttgaaaacaattctTCCATTGAGTTTACCACAGAGAACATGTGGAGTAACCAACAAACCCTGATGTTTAGAAAATTCATGATCCCAATGAGCAGCCTAGTTGAATTTGGAAAGGTTTCAATTAAATCCATAGTTCCTGAGAGTGGCATCTAATAACATGGTGTGTCTTGCTTCTCCAGGTGTCTCTTGGCGAAGATGCTGATGATGAACCTCATGTGGTAGCTGTAGAGAGCAAGAACATGGCCAGTGTCCCCAAGCCAGTGCCAATCGCTTCTCTGTGTCAATCCGTCTTACCCATGGTAATGCCAGAAGACAACAAGTCATGCTGAAGCACCCCTTGGAATTCTGAGACAGAGAAATGTTTGAGTTGCACGTTAAGGGTGTGTCTTTCATGGACTGTCTTCCCCTACATCCCAATGTTCTTATGCAAGAGTCAGACAAGTTCATGGAAGGTGCATCTCAGGAGCTCTTGGCCAACTTGTAGTGGAAAGTGAGCATTCATCATCACAGTGCCCTCAGCTACGCCACAAAGCAGAATCCAAAAAATGTAGGCAGTTCTAGTCATTTTCCTCTCCGCTATCagttcttttgtaaagctaaaggACCTATTCAAGACTAACTTGCCCCAAAATAATCTGCACAACAACACTGGGAACTCACAACAGTGTATTGTTGCCAGAGGAAATCATTCCTCTTCTTTATTACAGTAAGCTCCAGGAAACAAAGGAACCTGAGGAAGGTGATGTCATGCCTGATTGTGGTAAAGTCATGGGGTTTTCAGAATTCAACTCCACAGCCGTTGCCTCATTACAAGACTGCTTGGCCACAATAGTTAAACCTTTCAGGTTTACAGAAGCAGTGCCACTGAATCAGAGCCTTGAAAAATTACTCCTCAGATTGGCTCCAGGAATCACAGAGCCTGCATGGCCATGATTtagagtggggggggagagagatggcaCCTCAAATAGTTTTGGATTACCGCCCCCATCAGCCCTACCCACACAACCAAATGGTGAGAGCTACAGCTGATCAATATaaggagggccacacattccccttCCTTGGCTTTCGGAGAGTGATGGACAAATGGTGACCCCCCCCTGTCCAGATGTTGATCAGCTGCAACTCCCAGCTTCTCTCATatgctggcaagggctgatgAGATCTGCAGTCAAATAACATATTGAAGGCCTGCACCTTGCCCCTCTTGGCTTTCAACGAATTTGGTCTGATTATTGCTGCGATGGTACAGGAAGAACCttatatctgtgggatcagtattcaTTTccccacagtctgaaaatatttaaaatattaaaagaaaaatcctagaaatatatatatttcaagatgaagttaccagaactggccatgagagggaACAGGTGACCATgatatgtatagcattcactattaaaatagcatttgctataatttttttcagcatctgcaggggaaATTGGAACCGATCACCCacagatacagggatcctactgtatagtGTAATTCTTCCAACTTTGCAGTAGAACATAGaagaaaaacattgtaaaacCTAATGTGTTGCTTTAAAAACAGGTCTCTCTTGATGGCTTGGAATTAATCCCTCCCGTTACTTTTTTACTGAAGTCTGGAGCTGGGCCAGTTTACCTCAGTGGACACCACCTGATCTGTGAGTGAACCAACCCTCCCCCTGCTGCTTGGTGAATGAAAGGAATTTCTAATGGCAGGAGAGCTGGAAATGATTAGACTGGGTATCCATTCAGAAGATTCAAGACAATAAGGATGGTGTTTCCTAACTACTTTAAACAACTTAATGGCTTTGTGTATGCATTTAACAACCAGACCCCACAGATCTTCTGGTGTGATGGTGCCATCCACTGTATTCGGTATTAAGGGATGCATAAAAATGTTCAGGCAATGCAATTTGGGATGCTGTGCCGCTTAATGGGAACTGGTAGCAGCTCTTCAATGGAGGTCATGAGGCAAAATGCATTACCAAAAAGCAGCTATAGGTATTCACAGAAAAGTTGTGGAAGTTGGTTGGAATACTTAATGTGTGAGTGTTCCTGGATGCTAGCTgtctttgtttctgttcctttacTGTATGTCCATTGAAAACCAAGCCTGGCTTTGACTGTTGATTTCTTCTAAAGAATTATGGGGGAAATGCAGTTTAGAACTCAAGGATTTTGGTCTCATTTGTCTTTATGAGATTTGCAATTCTCAGAATTCCTAGAGGAAAGCCCAAATAGTTAATCTACCCACCCAACCTAAAATGGGTCTTGTGGAGGCACCAATTCTAATTGCATTAGGGTAGTGTCAGACGGATTGCTTCTAAGTCATACTTGTTGCCAGAGGTCATGTTCTGTTTCTTCTCCATACCAGATTGCCCCCATCCTAAGTCTACAGACATTCAACTAAAGGTGCAATTAGGgattatttttcttcctgtttgattcactctggggacaggctggttcccTCCTTTTCCTGGCAGTGGCATGGGCCATCACAAACTAGCCTGTCTCAGATGCGTTCCTACCCACATTATTTTGCTCCATGTCAGTgactattgtttttattttttttagtggcAGGTAAGACTGCTCCATTTTGGTTACATCCCAGCCcatgctgggatcaaaccaacaATGAGGGCTTAAGCTTTCAGTTCCCAATACCATTGAGTAAGCTTAATTATTCACAATCTTGGAAAAACGGaaagcttcctcctccttctccatggagggggagagagaagcagtaaaggtctttttgtttgtttgtttgtttgtttgtttggagctTTGCAAAGCAGTACTAATGTGCTACGCTTTTGggggtaattttttaaaacaaagaatgcttcctcccagaaggaggagTGGACAATAAGGAGGattttttgttccttccttccttccttctctttcactTTAAAGGGAGGTGAGCCAAATGGGGTCACCTGAGGTACAGTGTGGTTtcctgacatgaaaccacctgaCCCTTgtgtgtggatgcaaggatcacatcaaatggcaTACCACACCTCTGTGTGACCTTAAATGACCCTATGGAGGCATCTCCAGCTGGCTCCAATTTGGCTATCTGGCCAAACCCTCAGTATCCTACCACCATGGCCAATTGTCATCGATAATGGGAATTGAAGTCCGTTAACTTTAGGAGGCCTGCACATTGTTCCCCATTGCCCTACAGCCAAAAGTGATCTTGGGGACCTATGTGACTTTTTTAGGCCAACCAAAATCCCTGAGACATCTGTCAGAAGCAGTGTTTATTAATAAGACAATATGTCAGTTCTCAGcattgtgttctttttttaaaaaaaaaaagttcactcTTTGCTGTCATTATGACATCACAGCTTGATCTTGCTTCCATTCTCCTTTCCCCAGCCCATCGCTCTTAACTGGCACAGAACCCAGTGGAGTACATTGCCTGAAGCCACCTAGTAACAGAAGGCAGGCGTGTGTCTATCTCAACAGCCAggacttgtttatttttttacttttctacCTTTCTCATTGCCTATGGCTGTTTGGGTGATGACCTCCAAAGGAAGAAAGTTGTGGTGTTGGTGGTTCCTTTGTTTAATACTGGCCTGTAATTCTCTTTTCCAAGTGGACGAAGATTCTGATTATGAACCTTCAGATGAAGAGCTTCCATCTAAACAGGCTGATGATGACATGGATCAGACCAATCTTGAGGATGAGGAAGATGACGCGACCCCTGAGTCGGAAGCAACAAGATCACTTCCATGGTCCCCAGGATCAAGGTTTAACGGTATACTTTGGTTTTGAGTATCACTAGAACTGAAAGATTTGATATGCTGAAAATCAGTAGTGGCCAGGATCTAGAGTCCTTTAATTAATATATTCTATTATATGTCACTTTTCTCATATtataacccagtggttcttaaccttgggttaatcaggtgtttttgaactgcaactcccagaaaccccagccagcacagctggtggtgaaggcttctgggatttgcagtccaaaaacacctgagtaacccaaggttaagaaccagtgttataACCCACAAAAATTATATTACAACACAACCAAGCAAATcataaaattgaaacaaaattgaATTAGAAGTGATGTAAAAgcacaatcatttttaaaaatgctgcctcCACCCATTGGTCATTGGTCCAAATGCCTTCTAACTGAAAAGGCCTTTGTCTGCTAGAGCAGATCAAGGAGAAGGTTAGTCATGCGTCCCATGGAAAAGAGGGCCACACTTACCAAAAGCCACTGGAACAGCCATCTAAAGCCTCCGGACAGCCTACCCAGACCTCCCAGATCACATCTACTAGGTGGTGGCAGCTTTTGGTAATGAGCAGATAATGAGAGATGGGACTGCATCTCTCATGAGTCCTAGCAGAAGAACTGATGCTAAGGGATGCTGGGATTTGGGACTCCAGCAACAGCTGGGTGGCCAAACGTTGGCCCCCGAACCCAGGTTACAGCGTACAAGATCCTGTGCTAatctgtgtttcatttttatttgggtACTTATCCCTATCTCTTCATCACTCAGCTAGTAAGGcatcacctcttcctcctcctatgTTATTTCTCAATTCAGTGTACTCTTTTTCCTAATACATAATTAGACGGTAATTggcatttattaaaattattgtCAAGTACTTCTACCTATCTTTCCATTAAGAAAAACCCAGTCAAGATAAGAAAAAGTGAAAGTAGCTGCATTGATTCCTAAGACATTGATTCCtaagagtagacgttgtctagggg is part of the Pogona vitticeps strain Pit_001003342236 chromosome 8, PviZW2.1, whole genome shotgun sequence genome and encodes:
- the LOC110075177 gene encoding nucleoplasmin, with amino-acid sequence MSSPFSSPCSSFLSSEEKSVSVLWGCELNDRARTFVVEEDDDLLEHLIYLRMVSLGEDADDEPHVVAVESKNMASVPKPVPIASLCQSVLPMVSLDGLELIPPVTFLLKSGAGPVYLSGHHLILDEDSDYEPSDEELPSKQADDDMDQTNLEDEEDDATPESEATRSLPWSPGSRFNGRNI